The DNA sequence TAATCCGACGCTGAAGCGTATGTCTGGTGCGATCACCAAAAAGGTTCTTGGTGAACTTGATAAAATGTCAGAAAAGGATGCTGAGAAATTTGAAACCATCTGGTCAGCATTTGGCGCTGTTATTAAAGAAGGGATCTATGAAGACTTTGAACGTCGAGATCAAATCATCAAGATGGCTCGGTTTAAGTCCACTCATTCAGAAAGCCTAACATCCCTCGATGCTTACATAGACCGCATGAAAGAAGGGCAGGAATCTCTTTATTATATTTCCGGTGCAGACGTGAATGCTTTAAAGAAAAGTCCTCAACTCGAAGGCTTTAAAAAGAAAGGTGTCGAAGTTCTTCTTCTTGAAGATGCAGTAGATGATTTCTGGCTTCAAATGATGCCTCAATATGAAGGCAAAACCTTTAAATCCATTACCAAAGGTGGGTCCGATCTTGCTGATATTAAGTCAGATTCAACTGATGACGAGACATCAGAGGACAAAGTGCCGGAAGGCGATCTTACAACCTTGATCACCTGTATAAAAGAAGTGCTTGGCGATAAGGTCGGGGATGTCAAAACTACCGACCGCCTTGTTGGAACAGCAGCCTGTTTAGTTGCAGATGAAAATGCGATGGATATGCATATGGAACGACTCTTGAAGGCCCATAATCAGCTCGAAGACTCTCAAAAGAAAAACCTAGAGATTAACCCCTCCCATGATCTCATCAAAAAACTTGCTGATAAAGCCAAAGAGTCTGGTGCTCTGGAAACGCTGGCCGATCCCATTTTACTTCTCCTGGATCAAGCAACAATTCTTGAAGGGGATCCCCTTGATGACCCTTCTGCCTTTGCAAAACGATTATCAACGTCAATGGCTAACGGATTGGTTTAAGTCAGGTAGAAAAAAGGAGCCTCTGGCTCCTTTTTTTATCGAACAACCGCACCGCGCATTACAGGCAGTCCTTTTTGCATCCAACCGAATATTCCTTCGTATAAGACCGCAGTTCTTGAGTATCCCATGTCATTCAATTGCTTGACCAGATAATCTGCCGCTGCTCTCGGACACGAGCAATAGGCGACAATTTGAACGCCCTTAGGAATATCTTCCATCAATTTATCAACATCCGTATAATAAGGGACCGGCACAGAGCCTTCAATATGTGACCGCTGCCAAACACTTGGCACCCGTGTATCCAACAGGACCATTCGGCGTCCTTCTTTTAGAGCGGCATATAATGTTTCTGACGAAATATATTTGCCGTCCCTCAGCTCGAAATCTGGGTCCGATTGATTAGGATTAATGATATAATCTTTTGGTTCAGGCTCGGCTCTTAAGATTGGCTTTCCGAGCGGCTGAACGCCGGTCTCAAAACTCCGGACATATGCCGTTAGATTATCAAGATCTTCTTCTGATACCAAAGGCCTGAAAGATTGCATTGCCGTCCCTTCGCGGCCCCATTCAATCGCATAGCGAATAAATTCATCTTTGTTATAAGCTAGAAAAGAAGGATTAGAAAGAACTGGTGCTATCATATGGCCGTCTTGTTCAACGCCTTTCCCATCTTCTCCGTGACATGTGGCGCAATGTTGCTGAAAGAGGCCTTTGCCCTTCTCCCTATCCCCTTGAACTGGATTCTCGGTTAACCTTATACGATCATGGCCAGACTGCCAAAAAAGCCAGTAGGTTAAATCCCAGGTTTCATCTAAGCTTAGTGGTCCGCCCACTTCGTCAAGATAGCCGCCCATAGCAGTCCCATCGCGTCCATAGGATAAAGTGCGCAAAATTCCATGAGGTACCCCACTTTCAATCAAGCTCCTCGATGTTAGACTTGGTGCATTATCATTGGCATAGCCTTCACGGTTCTCGCCGTGGCATAAAGAACAATATTTTTGATAATTTTGCGCTGCTCTTTTTTCCTGAGCCTGCGTCAGTGTTCTTGGCGGTGACTGCTTTGAATAGCCATCTCTGTCATCAGCACTAACACTCTTCAACATGCCTGCAGACACGATGAGTAAAAAACTGACGATGGCGACCCCCGCCCCACTCTTTTGAAAATTTCTTTTATATGGCATTTTGCCCTCCTAGAGCACCCCTCGCTTGCAAGACTATCATGTCAAAAAAATAATGCGAACTGAAAATATACTCATAAACTATTATACTAAAAAGCCCGACAGAGATATCTATCGGGCTTTCATAGATCTAATTGAGAGGCTCAGGACTACTTAGTGTCGCCCTCAGCCCTATCTGCTTTACATCCATATTCTAACAACTCACCGT is a window from the Temperatibacter marinus genome containing:
- a CDS encoding c-type cytochrome, which encodes MPYKRNFQKSGAGVAIVSFLLIVSAGMLKSVSADDRDGYSKQSPPRTLTQAQEKRAAQNYQKYCSLCHGENREGYANDNAPSLTSRSLIESGVPHGILRTLSYGRDGTAMGGYLDEVGGPLSLDETWDLTYWLFWQSGHDRIRLTENPVQGDREKGKGLFQQHCATCHGEDGKGVEQDGHMIAPVLSNPSFLAYNKDEFIRYAIEWGREGTAMQSFRPLVSEEDLDNLTAYVRSFETGVQPLGKPILRAEPEPKDYIINPNQSDPDFELRDGKYISSETLYAALKEGRRMVLLDTRVPSVWQRSHIEGSVPVPYYTDVDKLMEDIPKGVQIVAYCSCPRAAADYLVKQLNDMGYSRTAVLYEGIFGWMQKGLPVMRGAVVR